In Dermacentor variabilis isolate Ectoservices chromosome 1, ASM5094787v1, whole genome shotgun sequence, the genomic stretch GTGTCCgctatagcggacagccgatcttacacacccctggcacgcgcaggcttcggcgagccccaacccatggtcCAGTCCGGGTTcaagctttggtgtcctggaggcgccgctaataatgcgaaataatgacgcgTTGTAACAATTACTAAAACACGATCGAATAAacataattacgtccagccgccaactcccgcgacttctgcaacaccagtcagaactttgcctctaaAGGTACGTGGGACAGACTTTCTCACGCCTGCGGCGCTAGTGCTGAGTCAAGTCATCGTCACCGGTGGCCTTTCAgtcacttgcgttcaaccgcaaTTGCTATGGCGCgttctgccttctagattttcaatctaTGCCCCAGATGGCCAGATACATTCATTAGATGTGCATAATATGGTGCACCTTGGGCATTCAGTATGTCCATTAGATATCCAGATTTATCCAGAAAACATTGTATGGATGTACTATGGAACATCGCAAATGCATCCAGAACATAGGATTTGTAGGAAACTCAATGGTGGGGATGTCGGCTGGATATATGCAACATGTCTACAACATCCACAAGACATCCATTGTACTACATATGGCTGCATATGCAACATCTAATATATTTTTGGCTGTTTCTTTTATtcatcatgcatgcatgcactgggCCTCTTCAATTGTTGTCCCAGACTGCTCGAGACGCTACTACAGCCAGTGATTATTGGTGTACGCAGCTTCTCAGACAGTCCTGGACTGTTTGGGACAACAAATCAAAGTGCAACTGTTACTAAGCGAAGAAAAACTTCGTTGTCACCACCAGCATTTTTATTGTGAAACTTCTTACTGATATCAACCGTTTGACAAGTACGTAATGatgtacacaatatttgcagtgaaGTGCAATGGCAGACTGCAGCTGTCTCATGAAAATAACGTGAACAGTAAAAATACAACATAATGCCATCTCTTGGTTTACAAAAGGCACAATGAGCACTTAACGCACGAACCAATGCAGGAATACCACATATGCATAATAGAAGCATAAGAATactaaaagataaataaaatgaGACATCAAAAGCAACACTTGCAAAGGAACACTTCTCACAGTGCAGTGTTAGTTGCATTCTCTCcagtaaaataaaacacaaaTGGTACATTATCAGACTTAATTCTCATGAACAAAAACTAAATTCACATATGGAAACATCAAAGCACTATTTGGCTAGCCTTgtattcagcaaaagaaaaaacagaaacaatGTAGTGAAACATAAAGGAGAGCAACAGCTGAAGGCCCAAACAGCAATATACTATAGGACAAACAATCTGAAAACCACCAATACATTATTACAATTACAAATTGTGCAAGAGAAACAGGTAACTAACCCCCTGCAGCAAAAGGGTGCCAAATTAGCTTCTCCATAAAGGAGAAAAATTCAGAATACAGCCGCTACATAAAAAAATAGTTTTAACATTGTGTTCTCATTCTTAGAAATGAAGACTGTTATAACGAGGAAGTCATTTTCTTCTAATAAGTAAGCATGCAGTATAAGTACAAAAATGGTATGCTCTATAAATTATTTGAGTAGAATAACTATACCATATTTCCATGCGAGTGAGGCTACAGCCGATTCGTGTGTAGATTCATGGATCATAAGGAATGTCAATGTTGTCGCACTTAGTGGTTACCTGGTACCACAGCACACTTGGCATGCACTAATCAACCAAATGCGGTGGTATCAGGCCACACCATGCTGCTGAGAGTGCTGAGCCACTTGTAGCCATATCCAATCAGCCCTTTTCTTTTAAACTGTCTCACTGCTTTCTGTACACTAAGCCTGACATCACGTaacaggattctatatttgtcacATTTTTGAAAACATACAGCACTACTTAAAATGCAGTCACGTGCCACAAAACGCCAAAGCATAGATTCAGCTGATGCTGGAGACGAGCTGCTACATCTACATCTCTGTAGCGTTATCTGGTTGCTGTTCATACACTGGGCTCAACATAGCAGCAGTGGTCAATTGCATTGGCCCGCGCAGCAGTACTACCAAGGAAACATGTTGCAGTGAGTGCTCATCTTAAGGTTGCCACTTCAAAGGGAACATTATTTTTGGGCGCTGAAGATAGTGAGGTTCAGCCTTGTAGTCATTACCGTGACTACAAGTTAGACTGCTACCAGtttcaaaagaggaagaaaagttgTCAGCACTCCCAAAGGCACATGGTACGATGCTATGTGGGGCTGGAGGGCTAACCGTACTTGGAAGATCACTCTATTGCTGGCTGGCTTGAGCATCCTAAACCTGAAAAAAAGGACAGAATCTTTACAACTATGCAAACACATCGCTTATTACTTACCCCGCATTTCGATGTTCACCcttacttgaagcccatgctcgaCTTTGTCactactgcgagcttccctcacttcaacaccagtccagcccatatcaccctgcacagcttcatttgtagtcttcccgtgactACATTTGTACTTccacgctgccgccgccgcgggtggtggggaaaaaaagcacaagaatgcaCGAACACCAAAATGGCGGCGCTCGGAGTAACTGTGGAGGAATGGCGTTTGCGCCAAAAAGGGGTATTTTGAGCACTCGCTCGCCACGGCTCGTCataaactttatttgaaataGTTTCGCGATGAATTAGATGTTGATATTTACAGAAATGGTTGCTTATAAGACATACTGCCCGAATATGTGGTTTTCCGAAAATCAGGTTTTTCGcgatttttttgttttcgttttcaaAGGGCGGccccccttaaagggacactaaaggtttaTTAAGTCAGTGTGGTCTGTTGAAATGCCATCCCAggaacctcgaaacgcttgtttcatgcgaagaagagacttatattaagagaaaatgcgttctgaagcgtccgcgtacctctagcgaagttcaaatcacccgccctccaatcgaggagtggtgacgtcatggtctcatactgacgttgcgccatcggcgagtaaaacggcacccgcagacggcgctacggcttttctgcgcaaaacgcaaacgcgcggccagaaacagagccaagacagagccgacagcagcgcgaaagcggaactacaGGGaatattttctagtgcactgtagcggaactatggtggctagcggaagggaaagcgcgcgacgataagctggttcttcattttatcacgccaactttgacgctcgttgcaatggacaaccctgacaacgacacattggctcgcgatgctgggctcaacttcagccatttaagcactgatgaacgtgacctgatGAACGTACTGCTACGaaggcaactgtatgtcatggctgtacatatccgcacattgtagcttttccttcgtgaaaaccaaatgccgcactcaccgcctcGTCTTCTACCTGCAGTTGTTTtcgcgcttcggagaatgcaggcaagaccgacggaacagcgctacgggaaagcattgctttgaaaggcactccacacagtaagtcggcgttgaactcgtcatcctctggacgaaagtgcagcgagcacactatgcgatttttcggctctttgccaacgcgctgtggcagaggtacggcacttaaccacttcgaacggagaggttcactcgttggcacacagttataagtaacgttggattcgccgctacaactgcccttggccaagttccacgGACCGTTCgcacatcccacgacatcacatggacgtggcattctcgctgcttgttccaaatgcaagtttcgcgagccagcagaaccagcgcagcacgacgcgataacgaaacaactgaaacttcaaagcgcgcgcgcaaagtcgagcgaaagcgaaacctttcgaccacccatatactactgaagggtaacatcaaaatgttttttcttagaatcgaacagaagcaGACAatcagcattttcttccgtcttataacctaatgaaatgatcttttttaatacgagtagttgagtactagcgacataaattatgatgaggagtgccttcgtcatcgggctagtaccggaatgtcgctgggggtctCGTATCATGTCATGCGTTTACCTCAATTtttcggttactaaagctctgttcgcgattatattgacgccttagacgttctagagcattgctttatcacttgaacttgacttcatagtaacctttagtggtCCCTTTAAGTCTGGGTGGTACTCAAAGTAAGCTGCAGGATTGTGTGGGGCAGTTGCGCACAGACCAACTTTTTTGGCATGCTCAGCAGCATGTTGCGCTCTCGGCACTAAGGCTGATAGGCTAGCCGCTACCTCCACAAGGCCAAGCAGTCTGGAGGGGCTGGCAAATTGGTTCAGAAGAGGACGATTCCATCAAGACAATTTTCAACTTATGCTAGCTGATCTTGACCTCACCGGTCAGAAAGGCCGTGGGATTCAGCTCGTACTGCTCCCCAGTGTCAAAAAAGCCTACCTCCATGGGCTCAGGTGGAGCACTGGAAGGGTCAGGAGCCAAAGGAGCAGGTGGCTGAGTTTCCAGCAGTTTTTGTGAAATATTCCGTGTACCAAGCCATACATTTGCAGCAGGGCTCTAGGAGGTGGAGGACAGGGCCAGGTCAGCAAGGCCATGCTAACATCTCCCATCAACCAGAGATAGCGCATACCAGCACCAGTGAATTGAATCGCCCTAGTTTAAACTTTAAAACTATGCATGTCCTCTATGCAATGCGAGAATTTTTTTAGGTGCTACCTAGATTACCTTCTCCCCTTTTTTAATATTACACATGATCCAGAGTAGGCTGCATGCCGACTGTGCAGTCATGACGCTTTGTGAATGCATTCACACAGCTTTCCAATTTATATTTATGTTATCAGCACTATGCACATTGAGTTTCCCATGACAGGAATGTGAGCTATGCCCATATCGCTGGCTTTTGAAACATCTACTTGAGTTCAGAATGAATAGCCTGACTGGACAGCTGAAGAAAGCTAAGCTGACTCTCTCATGCAAACACATTCGGTTAAGGTGAGGACTAGATCGTTGTGTTTATCTCCATTgtttgccttttttgttgttatgcACCCAACCGCAGCGACCACTTGGTCAAGCAGTGCATCTAGACTGTTTTTCTCATTTAACAAATCTCTTTTAAGTAGGTTACAGAAAACGAAAACAATAGTGTGAGGACCATACTAAGATTGCATGTGCCATAATCCATGTCATTTcttcccttccaaataatcgaaaATAAGTCATTGTTTCTTCTATATTATCTGGGGGGAAGAAacgacactgaaagggttaaggaTGCATAAAGATTAAAGGGCCTTCAATCCACGAGAAGAATGTTTTATTATAAAGCAATTTTCAAGGTTCTCAAAGGTCTGCACGGATCCTTACGAGCAAAAAAATTTCCTACCAGTGCATTTGGTATCACTGAAAGCACTTGAATCATAGTAGGAATCAAAAAAGCACATAATAATTGCATAATTTCAATTCCTGAGAAGAGGTTGTTTTAACCGCATTACACAGCAATAGTAAATATCCACTCAAATTCTCTTGAAGTGTTCATCACAATAAATGAGAAGGAATTGAAACATTACATGCTATTAGTGCAAGTATTGAAATATCAATAATTAACAAAACCCAATCCCAAATTTTATTTAGTGTGCTAAAACGAACTCTCACAACTGATTTAGTAAAGAGCAGTTAAATGCTTCAATGCAGAAAGAAGTGCTTGTCTGCAACAAAGCTTAAACATCATGATAACAAAAAGTGAAGACTTGCAATGTTTCATCCTAGTATAGAACTACAGGCCTACACATATGCTGAGCATGAaaaaactaagcaaacatgaaaagCAAGAAGGAACAATGAGGAGTGCACACAACTCAGCGCTGCTGCACTGCATGAGTCAGGTGCACTTGTGGTGGCTTTTATGTCCCAAGGTTTGACGGTAGAAACAGCACTGAAATGGCCTCGCTTATGTGGGTTGTGCATGTGTCAGTTCAGTGCGAACTTCTGCAAGTAACTCTGAGGACATGAAGAGGCCTGAAATGGTGTCTCCCTGAGTGGATACACAGGTGGTCCTTCACTATAAACTTTGTGTGGACAAGCGGGTGTCGGTACACTGCAGACTTCCACGACAAGTTCTCAGGACATGAAGGACCCTGAAACAGCCTCTCACATTAGTGGCAGTGAAGTTCAGTGCGAATTTCCATGAGTACATCTGAGTACGTGAAGAGCACTGACATGGCCTCTCGCTGGTGGATGCACACGTGGTCCTTCAGTAAGGACTTTTGAGGATTGCTGAGGGCATGCAGGGCACTGAAATGACCACCCACCTGTGTGGCTATTGGTTTAATGCAGACTTCCACAAGTTCTCAGGACATGAACGGCTCTGAAACAGCCTCTCACATTAGTGGAAGTGCAGGTGAACCTTCCATGTCGACTTTTGTGAGAAGCTTTGGGGGCATAatgggcactgaaatggcttctctccTGTATGGGTGTGCAGGTGTTGGTTCAGAGCATTTTTCTGTGAGAAGCTCAGAGGGCATGCAAGACACTGATATGGCCTCTCACCTGTGTGAGTGCACAGGTGTTGGTTCAGAGTAgtcttttgtgagaagctctgagggcattgaaatggcttctctaCTGTGTGGGCGCGCAGGTGTCGGTTCAGAGCATTCTTCCGGGAGAAGCTCAGAGGGCATGCAAGGCACTGATATGGCCTCTCACCTGTGTGAGGGCACAGGTGCTGGTTAAGATGactctttcgtgagaagctctgagggcacgatgggcattgaaatggcttttCACCTGTGTGGGTAAGCAGGTGCTGGTTCAGATGACTCTTTTgcgagaagctctgagggcacgatgggcattgaaatggcttctcacctgtgtgggtgcgcaggtgctgGTTCAGAGTactctttcgtgagaagctctgagggcaagaagggcattgaaatggcttctcacctgtgtgggtgcacaGGTGCTGGTTCAGAATActcttttgtgagaagctctgggggcatgaagggcattgaaatggcttctcacctgtgtgcgTGTACAGGTGCTGGTTCAGAGTactctttcgtgagaagctctgagggcacgaaggacattgaaatggcttctcacctgtgtgggtgcacaGGTGATGGTTCAGAGTactctttcgtgagaagctctgagggcatgaagggcattgaaatggcttctcacctgtgtgagtGTACAGGTGCTGGTTCAGATGAGTCTTTCGTATGAAGCTTTGGGGGCACgcagggcactgaaatggcctctCACGTGTGTGGATGCGCAGGTGCTGGTTCACATTACGATTTTGTGAAAATCTCTGAGGGCacaaagggcactgaaatggcctctTGCCTGTGTGGGTGCACAGGTGTTGGTTGAGAGTACTCTTTTGTGAGAACctctgagggcatgaagggcactgaaatggcctctcgcctgtgtgggAGCGCAGGTGCTGGTTCAGAGTactctttcgtgagaagctctgagggcacgaaggacattgaaatggcttctcacctgtgtgggtgcgcaggtgctgGTTCAGATGACTGTTTTGTGAGAAACTCTGAGGGCacgaagggcattgaaatggcttcacgcctgtgtgggtgcgcaggtgtagACTGAGGTTACTCTTTTGTGGGAATCTTCGAGGACACGaggggcactgaaatggcttctctccTGTGTGAATGCGCAGGTGTTCCTTCAATGTAGACTTCATCGTGAAGCTCCTAGCGCATAAATGGCAATGAAATGGCGTCTCACCTCTGTGGATGCACAGGTGTTGCTTTAGAATAACTTTTTATGAGAAGCTcggagagcatgaagggcactgaaatggccttTTGGCTGTGTGAGTGTGCAGGTGTTTCTTCAGCTTGAACGTTCATGAGAAGCTCCGAGGGCACAAATGGAATTCAAACACATGTTGGCCTGCATGTATCCTGGTGAGCACTTCAGATCAGTTTATCCATCCCGACACAGGAGTTACAGCGGTAGCGGTATCCTTCATGAAACTGCACCGTCTGTATTTGCTGAACAGTTGGAATGCTGCACCAAAAAAACAAGACAGGTTACCCGAGTAATGCTTTTcacttaaaaataaaaatgtaatTATAAAATGCCGGAGAAATGAAATTACATAGTAGTGGTAAAGGTCAGCCTTTTCTTCATTCAATGTCTTGTTAGTGATTTCAGATCAAATCAGAGCACAGCAGGTCAACCATGTTGATTTGgaaaatataaatatttttatgaTTGCTCATGGCCAAGTTTATGAAATTTGCACAAATTTTTGCTTAAAACATTTTTAACTGTAAGATATAGTGAGAAGACTAGGAGCATATTAGTGCAAGCTGCCATTGCAGTCAAGTGCAACAGCCCAAACATTCAGTAATACCATCATGGGCCTGATACCAAATTACGAACAGCAGCACTTCATCTCGAACTAGGTTTCACGGTAGTCTGTTGTGGTAGAGTTACATTTCTGAAATTTATTTGTAAATGCTGCCGACTCACTTAAGTCCAAGGAGGAatgaatatacagaaaatgtaatcAATGGACAAAACACACAAACATTGGAAAACAGTATTATAGCCAAATACAAATCACAAATATGACAACATATCTACTTTCAACAACGCTCTTAGGCTATTCATTCCATTCTGTCTTACAAAAAATTACTATCTATAAGCATTATTCACAGCAAATAGCTCCTGTATCATTCTACTGTGGTACTGACGAATGCTGGCAGAAGCAGGACACAGGTAAAATTATTTCATAATGCTGGACTCTGTTGTACACTAAATGCAAGAGTTGAGCCTGTCTAGCGCGCCTTCCCTGTAGCTATTCAAGATGGAGCACTCAGCATCTCCGACACACAATCGgtttttctgcagaaattgcAGATGAACCTAACTTCTACTTGCTGTATAATTCAAATTTAACAATATGTTATTGGCATATGGATCCCTCAAAGCTTATGCATATTCATAGCTAGGTCTGACAGCATAGCAAACGCCCCTATACATTTACCTGTATAGGGGCTCCTTTGAAATTTTGACACAGGTCCATACATTTCTGAGCGCTCATGCAAATGTTTTCAATATGCTCGTCCCACCTCATGCGTTCTGTTAGAATTACCTCGAGGTACTAATAGGCAAAAACAGGTGTGGTTGCCAATGAAATAGGGAGTGTAAAGCTCTCCTTGCTGCTTTTCTTCATAACACAGCACTAATTAATGTTCAAGCTCATTTCCTACACTTCACACCAGTGGCAAATCTTGTCAAGGTTATTGCTCAGCTTAGTTTCATCAGCTTGTGACTTAACTAATGTGTACAATGCATCCAACCATATTTGCCGTCATTGACTATTAGGAACAAAAAAGGTCCCAAGAATGACCCCTATCCTATGCTACACCTGACATGAAATGAAATGCCTCAAATACGATTGCCGACTTTGACGTACTGAACATGGTTTTCAATACAGGCTCTGAAAAAATGCAGATTTGGTGTCTATTCGCCTGTGTAAAGCTTACATGGAGCTTTGTGTTCAGGCACTTAATCAAAGGCGTTGGCAAAATCTAAAAAGTACTGCTTCTATTTGCTCCGTTATTAACTGCCAAGTTGTTAATGAAGCAATAAGCTGAGTGACAGTAAAAGCCTTCCATAAAACCATGCTGCACTCCAAACAGCTTGTTGTCTTCATCTAGGTATTGTTTAGGGTGCCAGCAGATCACATGCTCTAACCTATTGCAGCAAATTTGGGTCAGTGAGACAGGACGATGATTTTGCACGTTTAGGGGATTCACCCGCAGTGTTCGAAGCAGGTGTATTTGGTAATGAATGGGTGGACACACATGCTGTATGCCCAACAATAGTATATACTTTGCGAATACTACTTGACCGGCAGTTTCACGGAGGATACTTTCTTGTTCAAGACCAAGAGCCAAGCCAATAAATGTTCCACAGTGGCCTGCCTGCAGCAGCATTCATTCGATGATACGGCACACATATCTCCCTATGGCACCGACTGTTCTTACAATGAGTCACTTATTGCTTAGGAAACCCATCCGTTCACTACAACCTTGAATTAAAACCATGAAACAGTCCTTTAGCGTACCAGTTGGAGTGCTAGAGTATAGTCGAGGCAGTGGAGCACAGATTATGCTGCGTTGACGAGAAAACGTAAAGTACTTTGTGCAGTGATGGAGCAGCCATCTGACCTTCTAGCACAGATCTTAGCACCAGCAAGCTGATTTTGCACAGCAACTAGCACTTCTTGCAGTGTCAAACCTATGTCAATCTTTCTTTCATTTAGGTTATTCAAGGCAAAGTCGGCACAAAACCATGTAGTGTATTTTTAACTGAAATAGGCAATTAATATAGCTGACACCTGTTTATGTGCATAAATAAGGTATTCGGATAAAAAGAACCCAACTTTTAAAATAATGGTCAACCCTTTGCATACATCACGGTATAAGGCTGTTTATTGATGGTATTGCTCAGCACTTAATAATTGGAAAGTTTCGTCGTCAGCATGTACTGACAATATTAAGTCTAAATTACTAAAGAATATTGTCTCTGAGCAGGTTTTTATTCCATATTTTTAGTCAATCTTTAATGACTGGTCAGATTCCACAAGATTGGAAACCGCCAGTCATACCAATCTTCAAAGATATTTGAAGATTGGTACCGATATTATTGACGTGTATATGCTGTAAAATGATGGAACATTATGTCGCGGTGCCATGGAAGGGACAAAGACGACGTAGAGGGGCTAACCTAACGTTCGGCCATACTGGTTTTACCGGCCCTATCTTCTGCAGAGTAATCACGGTCCCATTTAACCTTACATCTCTGCCTGtttcatttttggtggaggtgctgggtattgcaAAAGATGGAACTCTGCAGCGGGCTTGTCCTCGGCCGGCCTATCATGCTGACAGAAGGCCTAGTCTTGCGAGCATCACTGTTGGGTCCCATCGGTTGTGTCCAGCAATGCGTTCGTATATGCCAAGCCATTCTTATATAgccacccttatatatagctttcattgattacgagaaagcatttgattcagtcgaaacctcagcagtcatgggggcagtatgaaatcagggtgtagacgagccgtatgtaaaaatactgaaagatatctatagcggctccacagccaccgtagtcctccataaggaaagcaacaaaatcccaataaagaaaggcgtcaggcagggagatacaatctctccaatgttattcacagcgtgtttacaggaggtattcagaggcctggattgggaagaattggggataagagttaacggagaataccttagtaacttgcgatttgctgatattgccttgcttagtaacccaggggaccaattgcaatgcatgctcactgacctggagaggcaaagaggAAGGGTGGGTCtataaattaatctgcagaaaactaatgtttaacagtctcagaagaaaacagcagtttacgataggtagcgaggcactggaagtggtaagtgaatacatctacttaggccaggtagtgaccgtggatccggatcatgagactgatataatcagaagaataagaatgggctggggtgcatttggcaggcattcttagaccatgaacagcaggttgccattattcctcaagagaaaagtgtataaccagctgtgtcttaccagtactcgcgtacggggccgaaacctggaggcttgcgaaaagggttctacttaaactgaggacgacgcaacgaggtatggaaagaatgatgggtgtaacattaagggataagaaaagagcagattgggtgagggaacgcgagttaatgacatcttagttgaaatcaagaaaaagaaatgggcatgggcaggacatgtaacgagaggggaagataacctatggtcagtaagggttactgactggattccaagggaagggaagcgtagcagggggcggcagaaagttaggtgggcggatgagatcaagaagtttgcaggaacaacatggccacaattagtacatgaccggagtagttgcagaagtatgggagaggtctttgccctgcagtgggcgtaaccacatGCAGTGAGCCAAGCTCACCATAAATGGCCAGAAACTGATAAACTGCAAAGTGggaggaagaagcaaagaaagctatcACTTTAAAAGCTTTGCTACAGATGAATATCAAGAAAGAAGAGATACTGTGCAGTGAGTTGAGAATAATCAGACAGCTCTTTGGGACTGCAAAAAGCCTATTCATGCTAAATGTCATTCTGCGGCATCACATAATATCAGTGTAAGGCCTACTATAAGCAACAGCCAGGCTATTAGCTCCATCTTTTCATGTACTTGGCCTCTGCATTAGACCTGCAACAGAGGAAGAAGCACGACAACTCTACAGAGAAGTTAACGCCCCGATTGAGTTGATGGGTATGCGGCTGAGGAAATGGCCATCGCAGT encodes the following:
- the LOC142563556 gene encoding uncharacterized protein LOC142563556, which translates into the protein MKSTLKEHLRIHTGEKPFQCPSCPRRFPQKSNLSLHLRTHTGVKPFQCPSCPQSFSQNSHLNQHLRTHTGEKPFQCPSCPQSFSRKSTLNQHLRSHTGERPFQCPSCPQRFSQKSTLNQHLCTHTGKRPFQCPLCPQRFSQNRNVNQHLRIHTRERPFQCPACPQSFIRKTHLNQHLYTHTGEKPFQCPSCPQSFSRKSTLNHHLCTHTGEKPFQCPSCPQSFSRKSTLNQHLYTHTGEKPFQCPSCPQSFSQKSILNQHLCTHTGEKPFQCPSCPQSFSRKSTLNQHLRTHTGEKPFQCPSCPQSFSQKSHLNQHLLTHTGEKPFQCPSCPQSFSRKSHLNQHLCPHTGERPYQCLACPLSFSRKNALNRHLRAHTVEKPFQCPQSFSQKTTLNQHLCTHTGERPYQCLACPLSFSQKNALNQHLHTHTGEKPFQCPLCPQSFSQKSTWKVHLHFH